The DNA region CCTAAGGAAGATTCGACGTATAATTTTCCTTGAATCTGTCCTTCTTTTGTATCAAGTACAAGAAAAGCATCGATATCTTTCTTTTTCAATTGCTTCTCTGCATCTTTTTGTGATGTAACAACTTTAAATGTATATTCATCACTTTCAGACTTTGCAAGCTGTTCTGCCAATACTTGGTTATCTGACACAAGTCCAACTTTTGTATCCTCAGAAAAACCACCAGCAAGTGAACCAGCAATATAGATGATCCCCATTACTATAAACGGCACCAATATCATAATGACAAAAGAAACGGATTTCACATTCTTTTTATATACATCGCTTGCTATGATCCAAAATTTATTCATTTGGTTCACCTGCTTTCATTTTGAATATTTCTTCTAATGTTGGTGGCTGCTGATTGAACATTGGGATATACCCAAATTGAGTCGCACGTGCAAATATTTCTTCACCCGCTTTTGGATCTTCCAAGGTTACTTCGACCACTCCATCACCACGCTTGACCGCGGCTTTAACGCCATCGATTGCTAGGACATCCGCTGGTTCCAATGGTGATTCCAAGAAAACCTTAGTACGACCAAAGCTTTCACGAATGTCATGGACTTTCCCATTCAACACCATTTTTCCACTACGCAACATCACCAAATGGTCACAGATTTTCTCAACATTATCCATATTATGACTAGAGAAAATGACACAGGAACCTTTTTCCTTCAATGCAAGAATCCCATCCTTTAAAAGCTCAGCGTTCACAGGATCCAACCCACTAAAAGGTTCGTCTAAAATAACTAGTTTCGGCTCATGGATCAACGTTGCGATCAATTGAACTTTTTGTTGATTACCTTTGGAAAGTGATTTTACTTTATCTGTTTTCTTTCCTTTAACTTTGAATTTTTCCATCCATTCGTCGATCTTAGGTTCGATTTCTTTTTTTGTTTTTCCCCTCAATTCTGCAAAATAAATCAACTGATCTTGAATTGAGATCTTTGGATATAATCCTCTTTCTTCCGGCAGATAACCAATATCGTTATAGTCTTTCCCGCTTAACGAGTGACCATTCCACAGGACTGTTCCACTGTCTTGCGATAAAAAATCTAAAATCAAACGAAATGTTGTGGTCTTTCCCGCCCCATTTTGGCCGATCAATCCAAGGATTTTTCCGTCCGGAATTTCAAAAGAAATATCATCCACAGCTGTGTAGTCCCCAAATGTTTTGACTAAATTATTCACTTCTAACATTTTCATCCCCCTATTTTCATACTTGACTTATTTTGTAAATAACTAATTCACGTATCAATAAAATGTTTCACCTAAAATAAGACTAACCATGACGCCCAGAACAAAGCCAATTGCCCCTAGAAATAAAGAATCTCTCATTACCTTTTGTCGTTTCGCGAAACGTTCCGGATGATTATAGTATTTGGTCCTGTCTCGATAAAATACTAGAGAAAATATCACACTGATCACAACTCCTGGTGGCAGTGCAACAAAAAGCATACCCACAAACATAAGAGCTACTCGAAATGCTAAATTAGAAAGGATCAGATTATTCGACTCCTTTGTATGTAGAAGTATTCCTAAAAGAATGAGTCCTATAGGAAAATAGATCCAATAACTCCGCAGCATCCAAAGCCATTCTTTCTTCATTCGCTGCCAATAACTCTCTGGATCTGAGTATATAGTCGGTGTATCAAGATCAGCTTTAAAATAAAAATATTTATTTTTGTAATTTGCTATATTCTCCCAGCCTGCCTGCTCATAAATCACCAAATATTCAGACAATTCTTCTTTTGACCCTTCAAAAAAATCAACAGAAAAATTCTTCTGTTCTGGTTCTCCCTTTTCAAAAACCAAAAATCCCAACCGATTCATTTTTCTAAAAAGCCAGCCATCCTCAGCCATCATTTTTAAAATCTGCATCTCTTTCTCAGGATAAAATGCTACACCTCTAGAAAAAATGTATTTTTTTCCCCTAACCATCTTCATTCAATCTCCTTTTTTTGCTAACAGACGACTTCCAGCTTGATACAGAAGTTTCCGTCGTTCTACATCTTGCTCTAAGATGATTCGTCCCTTATCAGTGATCAAATAAATCTTTTTCCGATCACTACTTTCCTCTAATGAAATATATTTGCTTGTTTGCAATTTTTTTAAGATAGTGTACATGCTTGCTGGACCAATCGTAACTTGACCATTCGTTAAAAGATTTACTTCTTTCATTATAGCATAGCCATGCTGTGGTTTTAATAATGCTAACAGAATCAAATAGGTAGAGTCTGTCAATGTTTCTTCCATGATGCTCCGCCCCTTTATATCGTCAAGCGATATATCATATACTGATATAGTATCGTTTGTTGTTTCTGCTGTCAATTGTTTTTTTATTCATAATTTCCTCTTTGATCATAAAAAGAGAGAGCGGAACAAAACTAAAAATCAGTTTTGTTCCGCTCTCTGAATCCGAAAATTAGTGTTTAAGAAGTAATCTTGTTCCCTTTCACTAATTAGTCACTTCTCTTCTTTTTCATGTAAATGGTCATAGACATTTTTAGCCACATTTTTTGGCAGTCCAGAAGCATTTAATTCTTCGATACTTGCTGCAGTAATATTTTTTAAAGATTTGAATTGCTTTAAAAGTTCTTTTTTTCGTTTGGGACCTAGACCTTCAACTCCGTCTAAACGTGAAGCAAAACTATTCTTACTTCGCAATTGACGATGGAACGTGATCGCAAATCGATGGACCTCATCTTGAATTCGCTGTAGTAAAAAGAATTCTTGAGAATTTCTTTCTAAAGAAACGATCTCTAGTTCAGGACCGAAAAGTAACTCACTTGTCTTATGCTTATCATTTTTAGCCAATCCAGCGATCGGGATATCCAAACCAAGCTGATTATCTAGGACTTCTCTTGCCGCATCTACCTGACCTTTCCCACCATCGATGACGATCAGGTCAGGGAATGGCAATCCTTCTTTTAGAACACGGGAATATCTGCGATAGATAACTTCTCGCATGGATGCATAGTCATCTGGTCCCTTTACCGTTTTGATCTTGTATTTTCGATATTCTTTTTTATCAGGACGGCCGTCGACAAAAACGACCATCGCAGAAACCGGATCAGTTCCCATAATATTCGAGTTATCAAACGCTTCGATTCGTACAGGAGCTGGAATATTCATTGCATTGCCTAACTTTTCAACTGCTCCGATCGTCCGCTCTTGTTTGCGGACGATCAAATCAAATTTTTCCTGTAATGCGACTGTAGCATTTTTCCCAGCAAGTTTTACCAGTTTTTTCTTCTCTCCTCGTTGGGGCTGCAGCACTTTTGTTGAAAGCATCGCTTCAACACTTTCAATATCGATATTGTCCGGGATCAACACTTCTTTTGGAATAAAATGTTCATTTTCTTGATAAAACTGTCCGATAAACGTCAAAAAGTCTTCCTCTTCTTCGTTATAGAATGGAAAAATCGAAACATCTCGTTCAATCAACTTTCCTTGACGAACAAAAAAGACTTGCACACACATCCAGCCTTTGTCCACTGAATAGCCAAAAACATCACGATCGACTAGATCTGCATTGGTCATTTTCTGACGGGTCATTACAGTCTCGATCGCTTTGATCTGGTCGCGGTATTCTGCTGCTTTTTCAAATTCCATATTTTCAGCAGCAGCAGCCATTTTCTGTTGAAGCTCCTCTTGAATTGCAGGATGTCCGCCATTCAAGAAGCTCTTGATCTCCCCCACCATTTCTTTATATGTTGATTTAGGGATGTCAAATACACAAGGAGCCAAGCATTGCCCCATATGATAATATAAACAAACTTCCTTTGGAAGTACACGGCATTTTCTTAAAGGAAATAAGCGATCAAGCAATCGTTTCGTTTCATTTGCTGCGCCAACATCCGGATAGGGACCAAAATAAAGAGCCTTATCTTTTACAACCTTACGTGTGATCAATAGACGCGGATAATCTTCATTCGTGATTTTGATAAAAGGGTAACTTTTATCATCTTTCAACATAATATTATACTTAGGATCATTCTTATGAATCAAATTGATTTCCAATAAGAGTGCTTCGATATTTGATTCGGTGACAATATATTCAAAGTCTTCGATTTCACTGACAAGTCGTTCTGTTTTTGTATCATGACTGCCAGTAAAATAAGAGCGAACACGATTTTTTAATACTTTTGCTTTCCCGACATAAATAATGGTACCATTTTTGTCTTTCATCAAATAACAGCCTGGCTGATCAGGAAGCAATGCTAATTTATTCTTGATTCTTTCGTTCATAGTACTTCCTTTCTCTTTCTTTGATAAAGTTTATTATACCATTTTCTCGACTGTTAGACAGAAAAAAGGTGAGTCAGACAAAACTTTCCGTCTTATCTCATTCACCAAAAACGCTCATTCAAAAAAGCTGAGACGAAAAAATCATTCGTCTCAACCTTTTGCTTTTTATAAATATTTTTCGATCAATGTACGTAATTGTTCTTTTGAATGGACACCAACTGCTTTTTCTACAACTTCGCCATCTTTTTTCAAAAGAAGCGTTGGAATACTCATGATACCAAATGAAGCTGGTGTTTCCGGATTTTCATCCACATCCATTTTTGCGATTTTCAGTTCGCTTTCATCATATTCTTCACTTAGTTGTTCTAAAATTGGTGCCTGCATCCGACAAGGTCCACACCATGTTGCCCAAAAGTCGATCAATACAAGACCGCTATCTGTTTCTGCTGCAAATTCTTTATCTGTAATTACTTGTGTCATTTGATTTACCTCCTACTTTTACTTCTATTGTGATTATAGCACTTGTTCCTTTATCCGACTAGTTTTCTGCTTACTAAAGGTAAGTACACTATTTGAATTTAACAATTGTTGCCCCATTACCGCCCTGATTCCCCGGTGCAAATTCGAATCCGCTCACGCTGCGGTGATTTTTAAGATATTCGGTGATTCCTGTCCGTAATGCCCCAGTCCCTTTTCCATGAACGATCGTGACTTGCGGATAGCCGGCTAAAATTGCTGCATCCAAATATTGATCTACTTCTGCCAAAGCTTCTTCATAGCGTTTTCCTCGTAGATCCAACTGATTCGGTACATGACTACTTTGGCTTGAGCGCACAGCAGTTACCCGCTGTTTTGGTTCTTTCTCAGGTGCTACCGGTGTCATGTCGTTTTCATTCACAGCCATTTTCAAAATACCAAGCTGTACTTGCCATTCTTGCGAGCCGGTTTTGCGAATCAAGGTTCCTCGTTGGCCATACGTATTGACGATGACCTCATCACCCGTTTTTAGCTGTTTCTGTTCTTTTGCTTTTTTCAATACTTTATTTTTTTCTAAGCGTGTTTCTTCTTGATGGAGTTGAGAAAGCTTCGACTTCGCATCAATCAGTTGATGTTCTTTGATACCGCCTTGATTGCCGCTGGTCAACTGCATTTTACGAATATCTGAAATAATGGCTTCTGCTTGTTCTTGTGCCTCAGAAACTAGCTCATTGGCTTTCTTACGTGCTTTAGCCATCTCTTTCTCACGTTCATCAAAGAAGTAGCCGTAAGCATCTTTCAATTCTTTATATAGACGCTCTGATTCATCCACATAGTGACGAACTTCCAAGTATTCTGTTTCAGCCATCTTGCGACGATTTTCTAAGTCAGCGATCATTTCATTTAAATCCTGACTTTCTCCATCCATAATATGCTTGGCTTCATCGATGATTGCTTGATCTAGACCTAAACGTTTAGAAATTTCGAACGCATTACTTCTTCCTGGAACCCCAATCAGCAAACGATACGTTGGACTCAAAGTATCTACATCAAATTCCATGCTGGCATTGATCGTACCTGCACGATTATAGCCGTAAACTTTCAATTCAGGATAATGAGTTGTCGCCATGACATACGCACTCTTACTGCCTAATGCGTCTAAAATCGAAATAGCCAATGCAGCACCTTCCTGCGGATCGGTACCAGCACCCAGCTCGTCAAAGAGAACTAAACTATGACTGTCCACTTTCTCTAAAACACTGACGATATTCGTCATGTGGGAAGAAAACGTACTTAAACTTTGCTCGATCGATTGTTCATCACCGATATCTGCAAAGACTTCGTCAAAAATTCCCATACGACTTTCTTCGCCTACTGGGATCGGCAAGCCTGATTGTCCCATCAACTGCAGCAGTCCTAAGGTTTTCAATGTGATCGTCTTTCCTCCGGTATTTGGTCCAGTGATGACAATTGCCTGATAATCCTCACCAATCATAATATCATTCGGTACAGCTTTTTCCTGATTTAATAAAGGATGTCTTGCCTGCTTGAAATAAATATGGTTTTCTTCGCTGATTTCGGGAACAACTGCCTTGAGTTCCTTACCAAAACGAGCCTTTGCATTGGCAAAATCAAATTTGCCGATCACATAAGCATTGTGCAGAATATCATTACGATGAGGAACTAACTCAGCTGATAGTTCTGATAAGATCCGCTCGATTTCATTTCGTTCCGCAATTTGATGCTGACGTAAGCGGTTATTGAGTTCCACGATTTGTTTTGGTTCGATAAATAAGGTTTGTCCAGAAGAACTTTGATCGTGGACAACACCGCCAAATACACTTTTATATTCTTGTTTCACTGGAATAACGTAGCGTTCGTTTCTCATTGTAACGATCGCATCACTTAAATATTTCGCATTTTTTCCTCTTACAATACCATCTAATTGCTCACGGATCGTTTGCTCACTTTTACGAATATTATTACGGATGCCCTTCAATTCTGGGGAGGCGTCATCCGTAATGCGTCCATCTTCATCGATGGACTCTTTTAAACGGCGACTTAGTTCAGGTAATACAACTAATTGCTCTGTCCATGAATAAAGACGTAACAAGTCGATTTCACTATCCTGTAGATCATTGAAAAAACGAATGATCTCAGATGTCGTAGATAGTACTCGACCGATTTGTGCTAATTCCAAGCCATTCAAATCGGCACCGATCTCGATTCGTTTCATATGCGGACGAATATTTTCCAGCTTGGGAATAGGTATTCCACCGCGTAATCGCTGTATTTTTAGGCTATCTTCGGTTTCTTCCAACCATGATTGGATCGTCAGCTCATCATTGACAGGAACTAAATGCTCAACTTCTTCCATCCCTTGTGCTGTAACAATGTATTGGGCAAGCATTTGTTTGACTTTATCAAAACCTAAAGTTGTTAAAATACGGGTATTCATTGATTCTCACCTTCTATTCTTTTTTACTGTGTAACG from Enterococcus sp. 9D6_DIV0238 includes:
- a CDS encoding ABC transporter ATP-binding protein; translation: MLEVNNLVKTFGDYTAVDDISFEIPDGKILGLIGQNGAGKTTTFRLILDFLSQDSGTVLWNGHSLSGKDYNDIGYLPEERGLYPKISIQDQLIYFAELRGKTKKEIEPKIDEWMEKFKVKGKKTDKVKSLSKGNQQKVQLIATLIHEPKLVILDEPFSGLDPVNAELLKDGILALKEKGSCVIFSSHNMDNVEKICDHLVMLRSGKMVLNGKVHDIRESFGRTKVFLESPLEPADVLAIDGVKAAVKRGDGVVEVTLEDPKAGEEIFARATQFGYIPMFNQQPPTLEEIFKMKAGEPNE
- a CDS encoding DUF2812 domain-containing protein; translated protein: MKMVRGKKYIFSRGVAFYPEKEMQILKMMAEDGWLFRKMNRLGFLVFEKGEPEQKNFSVDFFEGSKEELSEYLVIYEQAGWENIANYKNKYFYFKADLDTPTIYSDPESYWQRMKKEWLWMLRSYWIYFPIGLILLGILLHTKESNNLILSNLAFRVALMFVGMLFVALPPGVVISVIFSLVFYRDRTKYYNHPERFAKRQKVMRDSLFLGAIGFVLGVMVSLILGETFY
- the uvrC gene encoding excinuclease ABC subunit UvrC, with translation MNERIKNKLALLPDQPGCYLMKDKNGTIIYVGKAKVLKNRVRSYFTGSHDTKTERLVSEIEDFEYIVTESNIEALLLEINLIHKNDPKYNIMLKDDKSYPFIKITNEDYPRLLITRKVVKDKALYFGPYPDVGAANETKRLLDRLFPLRKCRVLPKEVCLYYHMGQCLAPCVFDIPKSTYKEMVGEIKSFLNGGHPAIQEELQQKMAAAAENMEFEKAAEYRDQIKAIETVMTRQKMTNADLVDRDVFGYSVDKGWMCVQVFFVRQGKLIERDVSIFPFYNEEEEDFLTFIGQFYQENEHFIPKEVLIPDNIDIESVEAMLSTKVLQPQRGEKKKLVKLAGKNATVALQEKFDLIVRKQERTIGAVEKLGNAMNIPAPVRIEAFDNSNIMGTDPVSAMVVFVDGRPDKKEYRKYKIKTVKGPDDYASMREVIYRRYSRVLKEGLPFPDLIVIDGGKGQVDAAREVLDNQLGLDIPIAGLAKNDKHKTSELLFGPELEIVSLERNSQEFFLLQRIQDEVHRFAITFHRQLRSKNSFASRLDGVEGLGPKRKKELLKQFKSLKNITAASIEELNASGLPKNVAKNVYDHLHEKEEK
- the trxA gene encoding thioredoxin, which translates into the protein MTQVITDKEFAAETDSGLVLIDFWATWCGPCRMQAPILEQLSEEYDESELKIAKMDVDENPETPASFGIMSIPTLLLKKDGEVVEKAVGVHSKEQLRTLIEKYL
- a CDS encoding endonuclease MutS2, encoding MNTRILTTLGFDKVKQMLAQYIVTAQGMEEVEHLVPVNDELTIQSWLEETEDSLKIQRLRGGIPIPKLENIRPHMKRIEIGADLNGLELAQIGRVLSTTSEIIRFFNDLQDSEIDLLRLYSWTEQLVVLPELSRRLKESIDEDGRITDDASPELKGIRNNIRKSEQTIREQLDGIVRGKNAKYLSDAIVTMRNERYVIPVKQEYKSVFGGVVHDQSSSGQTLFIEPKQIVELNNRLRQHQIAERNEIERILSELSAELVPHRNDILHNAYVIGKFDFANAKARFGKELKAVVPEISEENHIYFKQARHPLLNQEKAVPNDIMIGEDYQAIVITGPNTGGKTITLKTLGLLQLMGQSGLPIPVGEESRMGIFDEVFADIGDEQSIEQSLSTFSSHMTNIVSVLEKVDSHSLVLFDELGAGTDPQEGAALAISILDALGSKSAYVMATTHYPELKVYGYNRAGTINASMEFDVDTLSPTYRLLIGVPGRSNAFEISKRLGLDQAIIDEAKHIMDGESQDLNEMIADLENRRKMAETEYLEVRHYVDESERLYKELKDAYGYFFDEREKEMAKARKKANELVSEAQEQAEAIISDIRKMQLTSGNQGGIKEHQLIDAKSKLSQLHQEETRLEKNKVLKKAKEQKQLKTGDEVIVNTYGQRGTLIRKTGSQEWQVQLGILKMAVNENDMTPVAPEKEPKQRVTAVRSSQSSHVPNQLDLRGKRYEEALAEVDQYLDAAILAGYPQVTIVHGKGTGALRTGITEYLKNHRSVSGFEFAPGNQGGNGATIVKFK
- a CDS encoding PadR family transcriptional regulator, encoding MEETLTDSTYLILLALLKPQHGYAIMKEVNLLTNGQVTIGPASMYTILKKLQTSKYISLEESSDRKKIYLITDKGRIILEQDVERRKLLYQAGSRLLAKKGD